A window of the Desulforapulum autotrophicum HRM2 genome harbors these coding sequences:
- a CDS encoding DNA-binding transcriptional regulator encodes MKVEKELLKAVVAIARQSDNLEELDLFFQEIFTPGELADLSLRWKLLTDLDRGMTQRKIAEKYGISLCKITRGSKILKKKNSIVFKILRQAVKAVDKGEKIDTRK; translated from the coding sequence ATGAAGGTTGAAAAAGAGCTGTTAAAGGCTGTTGTGGCGATTGCACGACAGTCCGATAATCTGGAGGAGCTGGATCTGTTTTTCCAGGAGATCTTCACTCCGGGTGAGCTTGCAGATTTGTCGCTGCGCTGGAAACTGTTGACCGATCTTGATCGAGGGATGACCCAGCGTAAGATTGCTGAAAAATATGGTATCAGCCTCTGCAAGATTACGCGGGGATCCAAGATTTTGAAAAAAAAGAATTCGATTGTCTTCAAAATTTTACGACAGGCTGTAAAGGCTGTCGATAAAGGAGAAAAGATTGACACAAGAAAATGA
- a CDS encoding YcbK family protein: MKSISSSGENHGRKISRRFFLLASAQIAAAVLVPSSVLATPSEPKTLRFYHTHTGERISVDYSPETYKGSMRRELEYFLRDFRTGEVHRIDRRLLDVLTTIQHNCGSHSCYEIISGYRSAKTNAFLRKKSSGVAKKSYHMQGRAMDIRLADLDTKVLRDLAIKFNRGGVGFYPKSDFVHIDTGRKRRW, encoded by the coding sequence TTGAAATCAATCTCAAGTTCTGGTGAAAACCACGGAAGAAAAATAAGCAGACGTTTTTTTTTACTGGCATCGGCCCAAATCGCGGCAGCTGTGTTAGTGCCTTCATCTGTTCTGGCCACACCTTCAGAACCCAAGACGTTAAGGTTCTATCACACCCATACCGGTGAAAGGATCTCGGTGGATTATTCACCCGAGACTTATAAGGGTTCAATGCGCAGGGAGCTTGAATACTTTCTCCGGGATTTTCGCACCGGGGAGGTTCACCGCATTGACCGGCGTCTTCTGGATGTTCTTACCACCATTCAGCACAACTGCGGCAGTCATTCATGCTACGAGATCATCTCCGGCTACAGGTCCGCCAAAACAAATGCGTTCCTGCGGAAAAAGAGCAGTGGCGTTGCAAAAAAAAGCTACCACATGCAGGGAAGAGCCATGGACATTCGACTGGCAGATCTCGATACAAAAGTTCTGCGCGACCTGGCCATCAAATTTAACAGGGGTGGCGTCGGCTTCTACCCTAAATCTGATTTTGTTCACATAGACACAGGCAGGAAAAGAAGGTGGTAG
- a CDS encoding long-chain-fatty-acid--CoA ligase, which produces MTHLDWQTPYWPQGVSRTVKDYKFPLFHLLDRSAQKYPDNVFTLFAGATKTYAQVKDTADRVANFLANQGIKKGDKVAIFLPNLPHFPEILFGILKAGATAVNCNPTYTAPELNHQLNDSESKIVFCMDHPEFYKNTVTAVKGTGVETVVVCNIKSYLPRLKGFIGGILGKIPGADRIEPGHLRFDDVVANALPVPPEVSIDPENDTAIMLYTGGTTGLPKGAELVHTNFTYNVLASLEWCRLVQEPGGQPETLREGDAHCILGVLPWYHSFGLTGAMLVACTLGARIVCIPDPRAGNPPFTEVLQSVQKYKTTFMSAVPTIFVAFANHPHLKKYDLSSFMGCISGGAPLPPDVCREFEDKTGAIIFEAYGLTETAPALTANPTFTETRKIGSIGFPLPETDVKILNINDPTQEMPRGEDGELAGCGPQVMKGYWKRPDANETSFVEIDGCRYFLTGDIGHIDEDGYVVITDRKKDMILVGGFNVYPRDVEDILFTHPKVELVAVIGIPHEKSGEQVKAFLKLKEGETATQEEIMAFCREHMAGYKRPRQIEFRDEIPMSNVGKILRRVLRDEELNN; this is translated from the coding sequence ATGACCCATCTGGACTGGCAGACCCCCTATTGGCCCCAAGGCGTGTCCCGCACCGTAAAAGATTATAAGTTTCCTTTGTTTCACCTTCTGGACCGATCCGCCCAGAAATATCCGGACAACGTATTTACCCTCTTTGCCGGGGCAACCAAAACCTATGCCCAGGTCAAGGACACGGCCGACCGGGTTGCCAATTTTCTGGCCAACCAAGGCATAAAAAAGGGGGATAAGGTGGCGATCTTTCTTCCCAACCTGCCCCATTTTCCTGAAATTTTATTTGGGATTCTCAAAGCCGGTGCAACCGCCGTCAATTGCAACCCCACTTACACGGCCCCGGAACTCAACCACCAGCTCAACGATTCAGAATCCAAAATAGTATTCTGCATGGATCATCCTGAATTTTATAAGAACACGGTGACTGCGGTTAAAGGCACGGGAGTTGAAACCGTTGTGGTCTGCAATATTAAATCCTATCTGCCCAGACTTAAGGGGTTTATCGGTGGGATTCTGGGTAAAATCCCAGGGGCGGACAGGATCGAACCCGGCCATCTTCGCTTTGATGATGTGGTGGCCAATGCCTTGCCCGTTCCCCCCGAGGTTTCCATTGATCCTGAAAACGATACCGCCATCATGCTCTATACCGGTGGGACCACAGGTCTGCCCAAGGGAGCCGAACTGGTTCATACCAATTTCACCTACAATGTCCTTGCCTCCCTTGAATGGTGCCGGCTGGTCCAGGAACCCGGGGGACAGCCTGAAACACTCCGGGAAGGTGACGCCCATTGCATCCTTGGCGTGCTGCCCTGGTACCACAGTTTTGGGCTCACCGGTGCCATGCTGGTGGCCTGCACCCTGGGGGCCAGGATTGTATGCATCCCTGACCCCAGGGCCGGAAACCCGCCCTTTACCGAAGTTCTCCAGTCCGTTCAAAAATATAAAACAACGTTCATGTCGGCTGTCCCCACCATTTTTGTAGCCTTTGCCAACCATCCCCACTTGAAAAAATATGATCTGTCGTCGTTCATGGGATGTATTTCAGGCGGTGCGCCGCTGCCCCCTGATGTGTGCCGGGAATTTGAAGACAAGACCGGCGCCATTATCTTTGAGGCATACGGATTAACAGAAACCGCTCCGGCCCTGACAGCCAATCCCACATTCACCGAGACCCGTAAAATTGGTTCCATCGGCTTTCCCTTGCCTGAAACCGATGTGAAAATTTTGAATATCAACGACCCCACCCAGGAAATGCCCCGGGGAGAAGACGGTGAACTTGCCGGCTGCGGCCCCCAGGTCATGAAGGGATACTGGAAGCGGCCCGATGCCAATGAAACCAGCTTTGTTGAGATTGATGGGTGTCGCTATTTTCTCACCGGAGATATCGGCCATATTGACGAAGACGGGTATGTGGTCATCACTGACCGGAAAAAGGATATGATCCTGGTAGGTGGATTCAACGTCTATCCCAGGGATGTGGAAGACATCCTCTTTACCCATCCCAAGGTGGAGCTGGTCGCCGTCATTGGTATCCCCCACGAAAAAAGCGGGGAACAGGTCAAGGCCTTTCTCAAGCTCAAGGAAGGTGAAACTGCCACCCAAGAGGAAATCATGGCCTTTTGCAGGGAACACATGGCCGGTTACAAACGGCCCAGACAGATTGAATTCAGGGATGAAATTCCCATGTCCAATGTGGGAAAGATCTTACGAAGGGTACTACGGGACGAAGAATTGAACAACTAA
- a CDS encoding DnaJ domain-containing protein, with the protein MAGQDYYEILGVSKNTDTAQIKAAYRDLAFKFHPDRNQGDLDTQDKMKALNEAYAVLSDAKKRQDYDAFQQQYGSTGAYTHFRETYSEQDIFSGTDINKVFEELAKSFGLRNFEEISKEFYGKNNAFEFKNANVHFKGFFFSGTVNPGRAFSRMKTSGLLGQATRTLLNNISGGHMAQHCKDLHDTIRIDPDLAEKGGSHAYYHKQRTKKLVVKIPPGIRHGQQIRLGGMGEEGSTGPGDLYLKVEVKQSILNYIRKHLPF; encoded by the coding sequence ATGGCCGGCCAGGATTATTATGAAATTTTAGGGGTCTCAAAAAATACGGACACCGCGCAAATCAAAGCGGCATACAGGGATCTGGCGTTTAAGTTCCATCCTGACCGAAACCAAGGGGATCTTGATACTCAAGATAAAATGAAGGCCCTGAATGAAGCCTATGCCGTATTGTCCGATGCAAAAAAACGACAAGATTACGACGCGTTTCAGCAGCAGTATGGATCTACCGGAGCGTATACACATTTCCGGGAGACCTATTCGGAACAGGATATTTTCTCGGGAACCGATATTAACAAGGTGTTTGAAGAACTGGCCAAGTCTTTTGGGCTCAGAAATTTTGAAGAAATTTCCAAAGAATTCTACGGTAAAAACAACGCCTTTGAATTTAAAAACGCCAATGTCCATTTCAAAGGGTTTTTCTTTTCAGGGACAGTGAATCCGGGCAGGGCTTTTTCAAGAATGAAGACATCAGGACTCCTGGGCCAGGCCACCCGAACCCTGTTGAATAACATATCAGGGGGGCATATGGCTCAACACTGCAAAGATCTTCACGATACCATACGTATTGATCCTGATCTGGCAGAAAAAGGGGGTTCCCATGCATATTACCATAAACAGCGGACAAAGAAGCTGGTCGTAAAAATTCCGCCCGGTATCCGCCATGGGCAGCAAATCCGCCTCGGGGGTATGGGCGAGGAAGGCAGCACCGGGCCCGGAGACCTGTACCTGAAAGTTGAGGTAAAACAGTCCATACTAAACTATATCCGAAAGCACCTTCCATTTTAA
- a CDS encoding transglutaminase domain-containing protein, with protein MWLHASCLLEFNIPVDTPFLLMLRPRSGRQQWIGREQYVMLPSVRAVEFTDPFGNLCQRLVAPAGPFSIKTSVDVECADASDTAPGSPFVEVQNLPEETLPFLLPSRFCESDRFTQMVAALVKGRSSGYDQCAAIVDYISQTLQYTPGSGQQCKSACEVNESSQVVCRDMAHLGIACCRALSIPARMVVGYLETLEPMDLHAWFEAFVGGRWYTFDPTQKNLQGGRVAVAYGRDAADVAIYTQFGEPVTLTRMDISVKRMSVPLY; from the coding sequence ATGTGGTTACATGCTTCTTGTTTACTTGAATTCAACATCCCGGTTGACACTCCATTTTTACTCATGCTCCGCCCCAGGAGTGGTCGGCAACAGTGGATAGGTCGCGAGCAGTATGTAATGCTGCCTAGCGTAAGGGCGGTCGAGTTCACCGACCCGTTTGGTAACCTGTGCCAGCGTTTGGTGGCACCAGCCGGACCATTCTCAATTAAAACGTCAGTGGATGTCGAATGCGCTGATGCTTCAGATACGGCTCCAGGATCACCCTTTGTTGAAGTGCAGAATTTACCTGAGGAGACCCTACCCTTTCTGTTGCCAAGTCGGTTTTGCGAATCAGATCGTTTCACTCAGATGGTGGCAGCGCTTGTCAAGGGACGGTCATCAGGATACGACCAGTGTGCCGCAATCGTCGACTACATTTCCCAAACGTTACAATACACACCTGGGTCCGGCCAGCAGTGCAAAAGTGCTTGTGAAGTCAATGAGAGTTCACAGGTTGTCTGCAGAGATATGGCTCATTTAGGTATTGCATGTTGCCGGGCGCTTTCAATTCCCGCCCGTATGGTCGTAGGCTATCTTGAAACACTTGAACCCATGGATCTTCACGCTTGGTTTGAAGCCTTTGTGGGAGGGCGGTGGTATACTTTCGATCCAACACAAAAGAACCTTCAAGGTGGTCGTGTGGCGGTTGCCTATGGACGGGATGCAGCCGATGTAGCCATATATACGCAATTCGGCGAACCTGTAACTCTAACCCGCATGGATATAAGCGTCAAGCGGATGTCAGTGCCACTTTATTAA
- a CDS encoding L,D-transpeptidase family protein yields MPAVDGIASEEDLARAMADHLECYPVELLSFKDQKPSIASEDVCLATIYHELGAKPLWVSVDGPGMRAEIIARYLKYADKEGLDPADYQVEKIEGLWTDPSLESLAKLDTLLTYNMVKYIHDVSYGQLKSYMVNPELFAEAGERGFDPLKMVETILATENLDEFFQSLPPQHHQYRGLRKGLLHYGLLKYSGKWKDLSGTESIRPGDEDERIVEIRKRIALLENDNKEISKSAEPSVYDHELLKKVVLFQQTHGLVQDGIIGRNTIQELNKSPEDRVDQIKINMARWRWQDHGLGDKYILVNIANYSLYACKTGELKFSMPVIVGKFQHQTPVFSDKIKYLELNPYWNVPSSIAVNEDLPGLRKNPSYLVEKNIRLFSNWQKDGVEIDSTAINWKRVTPSEMARFKLRQDPGPTNALGRVKFVFPNHYSVYLHDSPAKRLFSEQKRSFSHGCIRVSEPEKLAVFLLDEEGSEWNIEQIHDLISQGKRKVLKIRLPVPVHITYQTAWVDKDDEILFNGDVYGRDEKLYKALIIK; encoded by the coding sequence TTGCCAGCTGTAGATGGCATCGCCAGCGAAGAAGATCTTGCCAGGGCCATGGCTGACCACCTTGAGTGCTATCCTGTGGAACTCCTCAGTTTCAAGGATCAAAAACCATCCATTGCCAGTGAGGATGTATGTCTTGCGACCATTTACCACGAACTGGGCGCTAAACCGTTATGGGTTTCGGTAGATGGACCAGGAATGCGTGCAGAAATTATAGCAAGATATCTAAAGTATGCAGACAAAGAGGGGCTGGATCCTGCTGATTATCAGGTGGAAAAGATAGAGGGTTTGTGGACGGATCCAAGCCTTGAATCCCTGGCAAAGCTTGATACGCTTCTGACCTATAACATGGTGAAGTATATCCACGATGTCAGCTATGGTCAGCTTAAATCCTACATGGTCAACCCGGAACTCTTTGCCGAAGCCGGAGAAAGGGGCTTTGACCCCCTGAAAATGGTTGAGACAATCCTTGCGACGGAAAATCTTGATGAATTTTTTCAATCGTTACCGCCCCAACACCATCAATACAGAGGTCTTAGAAAAGGCCTTCTTCATTATGGCCTGCTGAAGTACAGCGGGAAGTGGAAAGATCTATCCGGCACGGAGAGTATCAGACCGGGCGATGAAGATGAAAGAATAGTTGAAATCAGAAAAAGAATTGCCCTGCTGGAAAACGATAACAAGGAAATTTCAAAGAGTGCCGAACCTTCTGTCTATGACCATGAGCTCCTGAAAAAGGTGGTTCTCTTTCAGCAGACCCATGGCCTTGTCCAGGACGGCATTATTGGCAGAAATACCATTCAGGAGTTGAATAAGTCTCCAGAAGACCGGGTGGATCAGATAAAAATTAATATGGCAAGGTGGCGCTGGCAGGATCATGGGTTGGGGGATAAATATATTCTGGTTAATATTGCAAACTACAGTCTCTACGCCTGCAAGACAGGTGAGCTCAAATTCAGCATGCCTGTAATTGTCGGAAAATTTCAGCATCAGACCCCGGTTTTCAGTGACAAGATCAAATATCTTGAACTCAACCCATACTGGAATGTGCCATCCAGCATTGCCGTAAACGAAGACCTGCCGGGACTGAGAAAAAACCCCAGCTACCTTGTCGAAAAAAACATTCGACTTTTTTCCAACTGGCAGAAAGACGGAGTTGAGATTGATTCAACAGCCATCAACTGGAAACGGGTCACGCCCTCTGAGATGGCGAGGTTCAAGTTGCGCCAGGATCCAGGACCAACCAATGCTCTTGGCAGGGTAAAATTTGTCTTTCCCAACCACTACTCCGTCTACCTCCATGATTCCCCGGCAAAAAGATTGTTTTCAGAACAAAAACGATCATTCAGTCATGGATGCATCAGGGTTTCAGAACCGGAAAAACTGGCGGTATTTCTCCTTGATGAAGAGGGCAGTGAATGGAATATAGAACAGATTCATGATCTAATCAGTCAGGGCAAAAGAAAGGTGCTGAAGATTCGCCTGCCAGTCCCTGTGCACATCACATATCAAACAGCATGGGTTGACAAAGACGATGAAATTCTTTTTAATGGTGACGTTTATGGAAGGGATGAAAAGTTATATAAAGCATTAATTATAAAATAA
- a CDS encoding 4Fe-4S dicluster-binding protein, giving the protein MTDSVFRTLQQRLDNYSMGFPATASGIEIKILEKLFSVADAGVFLALSPKLETPEAIAPRIGETPEKAASILADMSDRGLLFSLKRGDTIRYGAIPFVHGLFEFQINKMDKELAAMVRQYMVEEFKNAMSSSLSSFLRVIPVHKSLESRTRVAAYDDAIKILEKADPIVISECSCRKSSTLLDKACGKPLEVCFMLGSMGQYYLDHDMGRRIDIKEAGEILAMAHDAGLVTQPATSKNPSGMCNCCGDCCGPLTSLKGHPKPADMVFSNHFARVDSDLCTGCETCLERCQMDAILLDQDMHALVNRDRCIGCGLCVTTCPTAAITLEQKDTDLYQVPPENSFEQMMTMAQKRGVV; this is encoded by the coding sequence ATGACAGACTCTGTTTTCAGAACATTGCAACAACGACTGGATAACTATTCCATGGGATTTCCGGCCACCGCGTCCGGCATTGAAATTAAAATCCTGGAAAAACTGTTTTCCGTGGCAGATGCCGGGGTCTTCCTGGCATTGAGCCCGAAACTGGAAACACCCGAAGCCATTGCCCCAAGAATCGGTGAAACCCCAGAAAAGGCAGCCAGTATCCTGGCTGACATGTCAGACCGCGGTCTGCTGTTCTCCCTTAAACGGGGAGATACGATCCGGTACGGGGCCATCCCATTTGTCCACGGACTCTTTGAATTCCAGATTAACAAAATGGACAAAGAGCTGGCCGCCATGGTCCGCCAGTACATGGTTGAAGAGTTCAAGAACGCCATGTCCTCGTCCCTGTCCAGTTTTCTGCGGGTGATTCCCGTGCACAAGTCCCTTGAATCCCGAACCCGGGTGGCAGCCTATGACGATGCCATAAAAATTCTTGAAAAGGCAGATCCCATTGTGATTTCTGAATGTTCATGCCGGAAGTCATCCACTCTCCTTGACAAGGCCTGCGGAAAGCCCCTTGAGGTTTGTTTCATGCTCGGATCCATGGGGCAGTACTATCTGGACCATGACATGGGACGAAGGATTGACATCAAGGAAGCCGGAGAAATCCTGGCCATGGCCCATGACGCCGGTCTGGTCACCCAGCCGGCCACGTCCAAGAATCCCAGTGGCATGTGCAATTGCTGCGGAGACTGCTGCGGACCTTTGACCTCCCTCAAGGGCCATCCCAAACCTGCAGACATGGTTTTTTCAAATCATTTTGCCAGGGTTGATTCGGATCTTTGCACAGGATGTGAAACCTGCCTGGAAAGATGTCAGATGGATGCTATTTTACTTGATCAAGATATGCATGCCCTGGTTAACAGGGATCGATGTATCGGATGCGGTCTCTGCGTCACCACCTGCCCCACGGCTGCCATCACCCTTGAGCAAAAGGACACAGACCTGTACCAGGTTCCCCCGGAAAACAGTTTTGAGCAAATGATGACCATGGCACAAAAAAGAGGCGTTGTATAA